TAAGTGAAGTTTAGAAAATGAAGGAAATTATTTTTTATATTATAATTAATTTTCTTAAAAATTCAGCTAAAAAATTTTAAATGTAAGGAAAATAATAGCTGGAAGTGAAACAATAGCTGTTGTTTGCAAGGCAAAATACATAATTAGCGGATTAGGGATAACTATATAAGAAGATAAATTAGCATAGCTTAATGAAAATTTATTTAAATAGTGTTAACCATATCTTCATTTTTAAAAATGGAAAACAACTGAAAAAAGAGTTTATAATTCAATATAAATAAACATATTTAAATATCAAGATAATTAATACTAATTTGAATATAAATGGTTGAAAAAATTCCATCATGGATTGAAAGAATTTTATTACCAAAGCTAAGTGAAATAACTGGAGAAATTAAAGCAATTAATGCAAGAATAGATTCTTTAGAAAATAGAATTGATTCATTAGAAACCAGAATAGATTCTTTAGAAAAAACATTTAATGAAAGATTTATAAGCTTAAGAAATGAAATGATTTCTAGATTTGAAGCAGTAAATATTAGAATTGATTCTTTAGAAAAAAGAATTCCACTTATAGAAAAATTAACAGAATTGGAAATTAGAATAAGTAGATTAGAAAAAGAAAAACAAGCATCTGTTTCTTAATTAAGAAATTTTTCCAAAATTCCTATCTCATTCTTAAATGAATTATTATTGATGCAATTGTTATTATTGCTTTATAAAAATAGAAGCTTTTCATTAAAGCTTTGAATATTTTGCCATTTCTTAAGCTTTTTCTAAGCAGTTTATAAAAAACATACTTTGAAGGTATGTTCTCCCCTCTACAACTAGTTTCTATAACATATAATATTTCATATTTTAATATTTTATCAATAAATCTTGGTCTACCTCTTTCTATTTCTTAGAAAAGCTCAATTAAAGACATTCTTTATCTGATATTTATCTGAAAGCCATTAGAATGAAATATTAAAGGATTAATTTAAGACTTAAAATATTTTGAGGCAGTCTCATTATAAAAGAATGTTGCATAACTAAGTTATTGTTCAGTACTTTCATGATGGAGTTATAAAGATTATTGGAATTTTTTAATATTTTAAATATCTTTTCATTGATACATTTATTATGAATTTAAAAATTTAGATTTAAGATATTAGGAAAATTTTTACGATTTTTATTTAAAGGAATTATGAAAAAATAAATAAAGAATTCTAGTTTTTATTTGCTTAATCATTTTTAAATATTATTGGAATGCTATGTCTTCTTAATACGTTTAAGAAATAGTAAGAGTAAAGCCATTGCTATTAATATTATGACTACTATAATTAGAAATATCATATTAATTGGTGATATTGGAATTTCAGAAATAGTAGCAGTATAAGATGGAGAAGTGTAAGTAGTTAATGTTATTGAAGTTGTTGTAGTTTCTGAAGGAATTGATATTATAATGTAGAATTTAATTAAAGGATAATGATCAATATTATGATAATCTATTATATAGGAAGTATCACCAATACCATCAAGATTTTTATCACTACCAGTATAATCACTCCAATAATTACCACCTGAAGGGTATCCATTATCCCAAGTGTTTATAGAGCTATAAGAATAAACTTGCTTAGTATTATTAATAAAATTATTATGATAGATAGTATTATTAAAAGAATGGTCAAATAAAATACCATCCAAACTATTATTTAAAAAAGTATTACCAATTATAGTATTATTATTAGAAGATTCAAGACGAATTCCATGCTTATTATTAAAAAGCATATTGCCTATTATAATATTATTATTAGAAAAATAATGAAGATAAATTCCTGCCCAATTACTTGTTGAATTATTATTGATTATTACATTATTACTTGATTCCCATAATTCTATTCCAATAGTAACATTTGAGAAATTAAGATTCTTAATTTCTATTCTCTTACAATTAATAAGTATAATTTGGCCAGCTTCTTTTATTGTTAAATCTGAAGCATTCTCAAGATAAACTAAAGGTCTATTATTTACAGTATTATTTACTACATTATTTAAATAAGAATAGCGAATAAGGAGGCCACAATTAATAAAAGCATTGTTTAAAAGAGTATTATTATTTGATTTTTCTTCAAGATGAATACCGCACCAACTATTATTAGAAACAGTATTATTAATAATGATATTATTTAAAGAAGATTGATAAAGATATATGCCAGCCACATTGTTTGAAAATATATTATTAATTATTTTATTATTTGAAGAAGAGCGAATAAAGATTCCGCTTTCAAAACCTTTTGCTTTAACATTTTTGACTGTTACATTCTTTATATTATAAAGCCTAATTCCAGCTCCTTGAGCCGGATCCAACAATAGTATGTCCTTGACCATTAAGAATAATGTTATCCCTTTCTACAATTATACCGTCTCCACTAGTTTGAATATCATCTGTCAATATGTATGTTATCTTATCACTAGTCGCTATTGGTGCATTATAAGGCAAAATGCTTCCATCAGGTCTAATACGAATTGGTCCACCATACCAAGCATTAACAAGTATTAAATGCGAAAATAAATATAGTATTAAAGGAAGGAAAATCATTATGCTTAAAATAATTTTAATTATAAAAATTTTTCTTCCCATTTTTTTATTTCAGAAAAATATTTACTTAAAATTATATAAATTTTTCTTTAAGCTTTTTTCAATATGAAATATATGAAAATAAATTAAAAAAAGAATAGTATTTTTTATTTAGCTTTTAAAAAATAATTTAAGAAACTTTTTTAAAATTCTCGATAATGTAAAAAGATTCAATGAAATGCATAATTCAGATTTAGATATAGGATTTTAATTCTATTTCTAAATGTGGGAAAGTAAAATTT
This genomic window from Nitrososphaerota archaeon contains:
- a CDS encoding NosD domain-containing protein, which encodes MLDPAQGAGIRLYNIKNVTVKNVKAKGFESGIFIRSSSNNKIINNIFSNNVAGIYLYQSSLNNIIINNTVSNNSWCGIHLEEKSNNNTLLNNAFINCGLLIRYSYLNNVVNNTVNNRPLVYLENASDLTIKEAGQIILINCKRIEIKNLNFSNVTIGIELWESSNNVIINNNSTSNWAGIYLHYFSNNNIIIGNMLFNNKHGIRLESSNNNTIIGNTFLNNSLDGILFDHSFNNTIYHNNFINNTKQVYSYSSINTWDNGYPSGGNYWSDYTGSDKNLDGIGDTSYIIDYHNIDHYPLIKFYIIISIPSETTTTSITLTTYTSPSYTATISEIPISPINMIFLIIVVIILIAMALLLLFLKRIKKT